Proteins found in one Deltaproteobacteria bacterium PRO3 genomic segment:
- the rpmE gene encoding 50S ribosomal protein L31 → MKEGIHPEYKPVKIACSCGNIIETMSTLDNITVEICSHCHPFFTGKQKIVDTARRIDRFKKKYENFQKQ, encoded by the coding sequence ATGAAAGAAGGCATCCACCCCGAATACAAGCCCGTGAAGATCGCCTGCAGCTGCGGCAACATCATCGAGACGATGTCCACCCTGGACAACATCACCGTCGAAATCTGCAGCCACTGCCATCCCTTCTTCACCGGCAAGCAGAAGATCGTCGACACCGCGCGCCGCATCGACCGCTTCAAGAAGAAGTACGAGAATTTTCAGAAGCAATAG